From one Staphylococcus kloosii genomic stretch:
- a CDS encoding amidohydrolase family protein, whose protein sequence is MKKFINATIYGVPDATEFIIDDNGQFKAVGNNLEEVNEAIDLEGRLVLPPFVDPHVHLDYIFTGLGEGNANVSGTLFEGIQRWSDNKKELTEEVVRERALAGIRKEMNKGVQFIRTHVDITDPDLTGMKAMLKLRDELKDYVTIQLVAFPQEGFFRFEGAEQLMEKALEMGADVAGGIPHFEISYEHGVESLRRIIAMAKKYNTQIDIHCDENDDPNSRFLEVLNALVMEENYGQYTTASHTCSFGAVENSYANKMMGLFRESKINFIVCPTENMHLQGRGDNYPVRRGITRVKELLNNGNNLAFAQDSIADYFYPLGNGNMMNILDNGIHLAHYTHIDEINKALDLITYNSANILRVNEQYGIEEGKPANFIVIDAQDAYEAVRERAEVITSVRNGEYIFKRAPRKNDIEIDFLKN, encoded by the coding sequence ATGAAAAAATTTATTAACGCCACTATTTATGGCGTACCGGATGCTACTGAATTTATCATTGACGATAATGGGCAATTCAAAGCGGTTGGTAATAATCTTGAAGAAGTCAATGAAGCAATAGATTTAGAAGGAAGATTAGTGTTACCTCCTTTCGTAGATCCGCATGTACATTTAGACTATATTTTCACAGGGTTAGGCGAAGGTAACGCTAATGTTTCCGGTACATTATTTGAAGGCATTCAGCGTTGGAGTGACAATAAAAAAGAACTAACAGAAGAAGTCGTACGCGAACGTGCGCTAGCTGGTATTCGTAAAGAAATGAATAAAGGTGTTCAATTTATCCGTACTCATGTTGATATAACAGATCCAGATTTAACAGGTATGAAAGCAATGTTGAAACTACGTGATGAGTTAAAAGACTACGTCACAATTCAATTAGTCGCATTCCCTCAAGAAGGTTTCTTTAGATTCGAAGGCGCCGAGCAATTAATGGAAAAAGCATTAGAAATGGGTGCTGATGTTGCCGGAGGTATTCCACACTTTGAAATCTCATACGAGCACGGTGTAGAATCATTACGTCGCATTATCGCGATGGCTAAAAAATATAATACACAGATTGATATTCATTGTGACGAAAATGATGATCCTAATAGTCGATTTTTAGAAGTATTAAATGCCTTAGTTATGGAAGAAAACTATGGTCAATATACGACAGCGAGCCATACTTGCAGTTTTGGTGCGGTTGAAAATAGTTATGCCAATAAAATGATGGGCTTATTTAGAGAATCAAAAATTAACTTTATTGTGTGCCCAACTGAAAATATGCATTTACAAGGTAGAGGAGATAACTATCCAGTTCGTCGTGGCATTACACGCGTGAAAGAACTATTAAATAATGGTAATAATTTAGCATTTGCCCAAGACTCAATTGCTGATTACTTCTATCCTTTAGGTAATGGTAATATGATGAATATTTTAGATAATGGTATTCATTTAGCACACTATACACATATTGATGAAATTAATAAAGCATTGGACTTAATTACTTATAATAGCGCAAATATTTTACGAGTAAATGAGCAATACGGTATAGAAGAAGGTAAACCAGCAAACTTTATCGTCATAGATGCACAAGATGCTTATGAAGCAGTTCGTGAACGCGCTGAAGTTATTACTTCAGTACGTAATGGAGAATATATATTTAAACGTGCACCTAGAAAAAATGATATAGAAATAGATTTCTTAAAAAATTAA
- a CDS encoding DUF1440 domain-containing protein codes for MTNISCKRILLTGLAGGLVGGMVKMGWESIVPPRTPERDEEPPPVTMMKQFKVPDSIQNYTVTYNSNEIPLAVMGIHYGFSVANAFVYAILAEKCYKITLGKGLLFGVAIHVIFHEWLLPKLKLTPEASELPIQEHVSELLGHIIWMNSIDLFRNAVK; via the coding sequence ATGACAAATATTTCTTGCAAACGTATTTTATTAACTGGTTTAGCAGGTGGATTAGTCGGCGGTATGGTTAAAATGGGCTGGGAAAGTATCGTCCCACCTAGGACGCCAGAACGTGATGAAGAACCGCCACCAGTAACGATGATGAAACAATTTAAAGTGCCAGACAGTATTCAAAATTATACTGTGACGTATAATAGTAATGAAATACCATTAGCAGTTATGGGTATTCACTATGGATTTTCCGTCGCTAACGCATTTGTTTATGCAATATTAGCAGAGAAATGTTATAAAATTACATTAGGTAAAGGATTGTTATTTGGTGTTGCAATTCATGTTATCTTTCATGAATGGTTATTGCCAAAATTAAAACTAACACCTGAAGCGAGCGAATTGCCTATTCAAGAGCATGTTTCTGAATTGCTAGGACATATTATATGGATGAATAGTATAGATTTATTCAGAAATGCAGTTAAATAA
- a CDS encoding BCCT family transporter, translating to MRLNKLTVVFWVALAVCTLFVVYGAIWPKQLETGTQAITNFIAVNFGWYYLLLVLVILIVCVYLLFSRYASITLGEEGEEPEFSLKSWFAMLFSAGMGMGLVFWTTAEPISHAYTLTPIHKAGTQTAINDAMQFAFFHWGIHAWAVYGIVALVFAYFNFHKGYPGLVSATLTPIFGTKMMRGPIGGAIDVLAIIATVTGVAATLGFGALQINQGLHFLFKTPSNFAMQVAIIIIATILFTWSAWSGIDKGIKSLSNINMVLAFVVLVGLFIVGPTLQILNTFTNALGDYIFNFFKMSLRIPQSGGEKFQWVQQWTLFYWAWWISWAPFVGIFISRVSRGRTIKEFILGVLFVPALVCFIFFAVFGASAIFVQQHGIANIAKEATETATFATLEHFPLGFVLSILTLFVIMIFFVTSADSATYVLGMLSSKGEINPSGIVKVSWGVILALFAIIMIYTGGTQSIQNLLIIAALPFSLVIIFMMWALFKSLALEKPRHTNNKLYVGDEKLLHYRKVNQDVIEENSDQQHTTK from the coding sequence ATGCGATTGAATAAATTAACAGTAGTGTTTTGGGTTGCCCTAGCGGTTTGTACTTTATTCGTTGTTTATGGTGCTATATGGCCTAAACAATTAGAAACGGGTACTCAAGCAATTACGAATTTTATAGCAGTAAATTTTGGTTGGTATTATTTATTGTTAGTTTTAGTAATACTTATTGTCTGTGTTTATTTATTATTTTCTAGATATGCTTCAATTACTTTGGGAGAAGAAGGCGAAGAACCCGAGTTCTCACTTAAGTCATGGTTCGCCATGTTATTTAGTGCTGGTATGGGCATGGGTCTTGTCTTTTGGACGACGGCTGAACCAATCAGCCATGCATATACGTTAACGCCGATTCATAAAGCTGGTACACAGACGGCAATTAACGATGCGATGCAGTTTGCCTTTTTCCATTGGGGTATACATGCATGGGCAGTTTACGGCATTGTTGCCTTAGTATTTGCATATTTTAATTTCCACAAAGGATATCCGGGTTTAGTGAGTGCAACGCTCACACCAATATTTGGTACAAAAATGATGAGAGGACCTATTGGTGGTGCTATTGATGTTTTAGCCATTATTGCGACGGTTACAGGTGTCGCAGCAACTTTAGGATTTGGTGCGTTACAAATTAACCAAGGCTTACACTTTTTATTTAAAACACCTTCGAATTTTGCCATGCAAGTAGCGATTATTATTATTGCTACGATATTATTTACATGGTCTGCGTGGTCAGGTATTGATAAAGGAATAAAAAGTTTAAGTAATATTAATATGGTTTTGGCATTTGTAGTGTTAGTAGGATTATTTATCGTAGGCCCGACATTACAAATTTTAAATACATTTACGAATGCATTGGGAGATTATATTTTTAATTTCTTCAAAATGAGTTTACGTATTCCACAAAGTGGTGGAGAGAAATTCCAATGGGTGCAACAGTGGACGTTGTTCTATTGGGCATGGTGGATTTCATGGGCACCATTCGTAGGTATCTTTATTTCTCGCGTGTCACGTGGTAGAACAATTAAAGAATTTATTTTAGGTGTCTTATTTGTGCCAGCACTTGTCTGCTTTATATTCTTTGCAGTCTTTGGTGCTTCAGCAATCTTTGTGCAACAACATGGCATTGCCAATATTGCTAAGGAAGCAACTGAAACAGCGACGTTTGCAACGCTAGAACATTTCCCATTGGGCTTTGTCCTAAGCATACTTACATTATTTGTCATCATGATTTTCTTCGTAACTTCAGCAGACTCCGCAACGTATGTGTTAGGTATGTTAAGTTCTAAAGGTGAAATTAACCCATCTGGTATCGTAAAAGTAAGTTGGGGTGTAATCTTAGCTTTATTCGCAATTATTATGATATACACGGGAGGCACGCAATCGATTCAAAACCTCTTGATCATTGCGGCGCTACCTTTCTCCCTTGTCATAATCTTTATGATGTGGGCATTGTTTAAATCCCTAGCTTTAGAAAAGCCGCGACATACCAATAACAAACTGTACGTCGGGGATGAAAAGTTATTGCATTATCGGAAAGTAAATCAAGACGTTATTGAAGAAAATAGCGATCAACAACATACAACTAAATAA
- a CDS encoding DUF969 domain-containing protein produces the protein MEWLKLIGIVIIIVGFLLKIDTIAVVLIAAIVTGLVSGMDFTDILSTLGKAFTDNRLVTLFLLTLPMVGLIERFGLKQQASKLIGKIDKVTSGRLMTVYLGVRELAGLASIRIGGHPQFVRPLINPMVQGALRTRFKLNSKQVEDKDVELIKAQTSAMENYGNFFGQNLFVGGAGILLMVGTFKSLKINVDAVDLALASVPIALITFVIVWLNNMRLDRYFQRKYEQQEVTKDE, from the coding sequence ATGGAATGGTTAAAATTAATTGGTATTGTCATTATCATTGTCGGTTTTTTATTAAAAATTGACACGATTGCGGTCGTCTTAATCGCGGCAATAGTGACGGGGCTTGTATCTGGTATGGATTTTACAGATATCTTGTCTACTTTAGGAAAAGCATTTACTGATAATAGGTTAGTGACTTTGTTTTTACTAACGTTACCAATGGTTGGTTTGATTGAACGCTTCGGCTTAAAACAACAAGCTTCTAAGTTGATTGGTAAGATTGATAAGGTCACAAGTGGTAGGCTGATGACCGTTTATTTAGGCGTTAGAGAATTAGCGGGGCTTGCATCTATTAGAATAGGGGGACATCCTCAATTTGTGCGACCGTTGATTAATCCAATGGTACAAGGTGCATTACGTACGCGTTTTAAATTAAACAGTAAGCAAGTAGAGGATAAGGATGTAGAACTTATTAAAGCTCAAACATCGGCGATGGAAAATTACGGTAATTTCTTCGGCCAGAATTTATTTGTCGGTGGCGCAGGTATTTTATTAATGGTGGGTACTTTTAAATCGTTAAAGATTAATGTCGATGCGGTTGATTTAGCTCTAGCATCTGTACCTATAGCACTTATTACCTTTGTCATTGTGTGGCTTAATAATATGCGCTTAGATCGCTATTTCCAACGTAAATATGAACAACAAGAGGTGACGAAAGATGAGTAG
- a CDS encoding DUF979 domain-containing protein, with protein sequence MSSQTLDTLLEIFYVLIGLQLFYTALRVLKAQDKSKKYGTALFWIILGVLFIFGPYIPSSINGVLILCMGALTLFKQVAIKNIVDVTDKEVAEGATKYGNKLFIPAIVLAVVAVVVSNWTPLGGAVGLGVASIVGIITAVVVIKPKASYILYDSDRLTQQVGTVGILPQFLAALGVLFTVSGVGNVISKGISSFLPEGNHLIGATAYIIGMVLFTMLMGNAFAAFTVITASIGMPFVIAQGGDPAIAGALAMTGGFCGTLLTPMAANFNTLPVALLEMKEEFGVIKAQVPIALTLIIVHIVLMYFWAF encoded by the coding sequence ATGAGTAGTCAAACTTTAGATACTTTGTTAGAAATATTTTATGTGTTAATTGGTTTGCAATTGTTTTATACAGCCTTACGTGTTTTAAAGGCACAGGATAAAAGTAAGAAATATGGTACGGCGTTATTTTGGATTATTTTAGGCGTATTATTTATTTTTGGACCTTACATACCAAGCAGCATTAACGGTGTCTTGATATTATGCATGGGTGCACTGACTTTATTCAAACAAGTAGCAATTAAAAATATTGTAGACGTTACTGATAAAGAAGTAGCAGAGGGTGCAACAAAATATGGTAATAAACTTTTTATTCCTGCTATCGTTTTAGCGGTAGTAGCCGTCGTAGTATCGAATTGGACGCCACTTGGAGGTGCAGTTGGCTTAGGTGTAGCTTCTATCGTCGGTATAATCACTGCGGTAGTCGTAATTAAACCTAAAGCTTCTTACATTTTATATGATAGTGATAGACTGACACAGCAAGTTGGGACAGTCGGTATCTTACCACAATTTTTAGCCGCATTAGGTGTGCTATTTACGGTGAGTGGTGTAGGTAACGTCATTTCTAAAGGGATATCATCATTTTTACCAGAAGGTAATCATTTGATTGGTGCCACGGCTTATATTATAGGCATGGTCTTATTTACAATGTTGATGGGTAATGCGTTTGCAGCTTTTACAGTTATCACAGCGAGTATTGGTATGCCATTCGTTATTGCGCAAGGCGGAGATCCTGCGATAGCTGGGGCGTTAGCAATGACAGGTGGCTTTTGTGGTACTTTACTAACTCCGATGGCTGCGAACTTTAATACATTGCCAGTTGCTTTACTCGAAATGAAAGAAGAATTTGGCGTTATTAAAGCACAAGTTCCTATTGCCCTTACGTTGATTATCGTACATATCGTATTAATGTATTTTTGGGCATTTTAA
- the pcp gene encoding pyroglutamyl-peptidase I: MKILIAAFDPFGGEKVNPALEAVKQLPEQIGEHHITKLEIPTVFHESKDVLAEALSQDSYEAVLTIGQAGGRFELTPERVGINIDDARIADNKGNQPIDALIQPQGAPAYFSNMPVKAMTEAIQNAGVPARLSNTAGTFVCNHILYQMGYLQATSYPELLFGFIHVPFIPAQVATKQNVPSMSLDTIVQGLTAAIKAISNSDDSHVALGETH, translated from the coding sequence ATGAAAATATTAATAGCAGCATTTGATCCATTTGGTGGAGAGAAAGTAAATCCAGCGTTAGAAGCGGTAAAGCAATTGCCAGAGCAAATTGGTGAACATCATATTACAAAATTAGAGATTCCTACCGTGTTCCATGAATCAAAAGATGTACTAGCAGAAGCCTTGTCTCAAGACAGTTATGAAGCTGTGTTAACGATCGGACAAGCCGGCGGACGCTTCGAATTAACGCCCGAACGTGTTGGCATTAATATTGATGATGCACGTATTGCGGATAATAAAGGGAATCAACCTATTGATGCGCTAATTCAACCACAAGGAGCTCCGGCTTATTTTTCTAATATGCCAGTGAAAGCAATGACTGAAGCCATTCAAAATGCTGGTGTACCGGCACGATTGTCAAATACAGCCGGTACCTTTGTCTGTAATCATATTTTATATCAAATGGGGTATCTACAAGCGACATCTTATCCAGAGCTGTTATTTGGCTTTATCCATGTGCCGTTTATACCTGCACAAGTTGCGACGAAACAAAATGTACCTTCAATGTCTTTAGACACTATTGTGCAAGGTTTGACTGCGGCAATCAAAGCGATATCTAACTCAGATGATAGCCATGTAGCATTAGGAGAAACGCATTAA
- a CDS encoding Hsp20/alpha crystallin family protein: MAFEMKPFNNSFFDVNPSDFFKDFGRQFFDQFPSQNIKTDIKELDDAYEVEAELPGMDKDNIQLQFDNNILTIAGKQTVENEEQDDEGRVIQRERSYSNVSRQFSFNNIDKDNITASYNNGMLHVKLPKSQQEDTSSNIQID, from the coding sequence ATGGCATTTGAAATGAAACCTTTCAACAACTCATTTTTCGACGTGAACCCAAGTGATTTCTTTAAAGATTTTGGCCGTCAATTCTTTGATCAATTTCCAAGTCAAAATATAAAAACTGACATTAAAGAATTAGACGATGCTTATGAGGTAGAAGCAGAATTACCTGGTATGGATAAAGACAATATACAACTTCAATTCGACAACAATATTTTAACTATTGCAGGAAAACAAACAGTTGAAAATGAAGAACAAGATGACGAAGGTCGCGTTATTCAACGTGAACGTAGTTACAGCAATGTAAGTAGACAATTTTCATTTAATAATATAGATAAAGACAATATTACTGCTTCTTACAATAACGGAATGCTTCACGTGAAACTTCCTAAATCACAACAAGAAGACACAAGTTCAAATATTCAAATTGACTAA
- a CDS encoding DM13 domain-containing protein translates to MNIKTLVFSTTIAGTLLLGACNNMEDKKDEKSETKTEMKDNQKSTDNAKVEKEGTFKSENKEKVEGKAMIKDGKLMLTDYSSSKGPDLYVYLTKGNKIKEGEKIDAVKHDEASQTFDLKDIDAEQYDTVTIYCDKAHVIFGSAKLK, encoded by the coding sequence ATGAACATCAAAACATTAGTATTTTCAACGACTATTGCAGGGACTTTATTATTAGGCGCTTGTAACAATATGGAAGATAAGAAAGATGAAAAGTCAGAGACAAAAACAGAAATGAAAGACAATCAAAAATCTACTGACAACGCTAAAGTAGAAAAAGAGGGTACGTTCAAATCTGAAAACAAAGAAAAAGTAGAAGGAAAAGCAATGATCAAAGACGGTAAACTTATGCTTACTGATTATAGCTCATCTAAAGGCCCAGACTTATACGTATACTTAACTAAAGGTAACAAAATTAAAGAAGGTGAAAAAATTGATGCCGTTAAACACGATGAAGCGTCACAAACATTTGACCTTAAAGACATAGATGCTGAACAGTATGACACAGTAACAATATACTGTGATAAAGCACACGTTATTTTCGGATCAGCTAAGTTAAAATAA